The Serpentinimonas maccroryi genome has a segment encoding these proteins:
- a CDS encoding type II toxin-antitoxin system HipA family toxin, whose translation MKLTVFVHDEPVATLESTDNFEHVLTYHPGVAEEQFISLLMPVRTKSYVYPELHPLFRMNLPEGYLLSVLQEQLGPNVGASPLNLLSFVGRNAIGRVKLAPPGADPRAEPLAFDLGDILRGDNSEAAFERLVRRFAASGVSGVVPKFLAPNTAGFLKDYNKATLPTDKYIIKGTTSRLPGVALNEHFCMQVAHRAFGHAARTEVSQDGQALAVHRFDYAEDGITRLGMEDLCSLLALRPEQKYESTWEKVANRIKDVTPVQNQGQALSDLGNLLLLTYALRNADCHTKNIALLYSGLSDVRLAPVYDMLTISVYDDYCDNPPGMSVGGRSTWRPGKALEVYLQTRCSLKPAEVGQRVERLCEAMVDVSTEVVRASRDYESFGLVGPRMLKAWNEGMNSLRLSKAWSFPSLEPVLQAEGFAEVVQPKAPARTKIGKSHLPLMS comes from the coding sequence GTGAAGCTCACTGTCTTCGTGCACGACGAACCTGTGGCCACGTTGGAGTCCACAGACAACTTCGAGCACGTGCTCACCTACCACCCCGGTGTTGCCGAGGAGCAGTTCATTTCCCTGCTCATGCCCGTGCGCACCAAGTCCTACGTCTATCCGGAGCTCCATCCGCTGTTCAGGATGAACCTGCCTGAGGGCTACCTGCTCTCCGTGCTGCAGGAGCAATTGGGTCCTAACGTAGGGGCATCCCCTTTGAACCTTCTTTCGTTTGTCGGCCGCAATGCCATAGGGCGGGTCAAGCTGGCGCCGCCTGGCGCTGACCCCCGGGCCGAGCCCTTGGCGTTCGATCTGGGCGACATCCTGAGGGGCGACAACTCTGAGGCGGCCTTTGAGCGCCTGGTGCGGCGCTTTGCAGCCTCCGGTGTCTCGGGCGTGGTGCCCAAGTTCCTGGCACCCAACACCGCGGGGTTTCTGAAGGACTACAACAAAGCCACGCTGCCCACAGACAAGTACATCATCAAGGGAACCACCTCTCGCCTGCCTGGTGTGGCGCTCAACGAGCACTTTTGCATGCAGGTGGCCCATCGCGCGTTCGGCCACGCGGCCCGGACGGAGGTCTCGCAGGACGGGCAAGCCCTGGCGGTACATCGCTTTGACTATGCCGAGGACGGAATCACGCGGCTCGGCATGGAGGATTTGTGCAGCTTGCTGGCGCTGCGCCCCGAGCAAAAGTATGAGTCAACCTGGGAGAAGGTGGCCAACCGCATCAAGGATGTCACGCCGGTGCAGAACCAAGGCCAGGCCTTGTCCGACCTCGGTAATCTGCTGTTGCTCACCTATGCGCTGCGCAATGCGGACTGCCACACCAAGAATATTGCCCTGCTGTATTCAGGCCTCTCGGACGTGCGCCTGGCGCCGGTCTATGACATGCTGACCATTTCCGTCTACGACGACTACTGCGACAACCCTCCCGGGATGTCCGTAGGTGGACGCAGCACGTGGCGCCCAGGCAAGGCCTTGGAGGTCTACCTCCAGACACGCTGCAGCCTGAAGCCGGCGGAGGTCGGCCAACGGGTTGAGCGCCTCTGCGAGGCGATGGTGGATGTTTCCACAGAGGTCGTACGGGCGAGTCGGGACTACGAGTCGTTTGGACTGGTGGGCCCTCGCATGTTGAAGGCCTGGAACGAAGGCATGAACAGCCTGCGACTGAGCAAGGCATGGAGTTTTCCTTCCCTGGAGCCCGTGCTGCAGGCAGAAGGCTTCGCAGAGGTGGTACAGCCCAAGGCGCCGGCGCGCACTAAGATAGGGAAGTCCCACCTGCCCTTGATGAGCTGA
- a CDS encoding XRE family transcriptional regulator yields MQHLSSLSDLGQEVARLRRDKGLTQKELGALCGLAQSTLARFEKGNVSEFGSRKLLRLLEVLGYGLTVSAAKPRFTLDDALAQRRLEGSEVARSGTAAPAERRP; encoded by the coding sequence ATGCAGCACTTGTCAAGCCTGTCCGACCTAGGCCAAGAAGTGGCCCGGTTGCGCCGTGACAAAGGCCTGACCCAAAAAGAGCTTGGTGCCTTGTGTGGCCTCGCTCAGTCGACGCTGGCCCGGTTCGAAAAGGGCAATGTCTCGGAATTTGGTTCCAGGAAGCTGCTTCGCCTCCTGGAAGTTCTGGGCTATGGGTTGACCGTCAGTGCGGCCAAGCCGCGGTTCACGCTCGACGACGCTCTGGCCCAGCGCCGGCTGGAGGGCTCAGAGGTGGCCCGTAGCGGCACTGCCGCCCCCGCAGAACGCCGCCCGTGA
- the acs gene encoding acetate--CoA ligase, with protein MSVSSSAVQSTLVENRVFEPSASTVAAARVSGMEAYHALCAEAERDYEGFWARLAREQLVWHKPFTQVLDESNKPFYKWFQDGELNASANCLDRHIGTPTEHKTAIIFEADDGTVTKVTYKELLAKVSQFANALKAMGVQKGDRVVIYMPMTIEGVVAMQACVRIGATHSVVFGGFSAKALQERIQDAGAVAVITANYQMRGGKELPLKAIVDEGLALGGCDSIKNVVVFQRTASPCNLVAGRDVLMHEVMAAQSSVCAPEMVGAEHPLFILYTSGSTGKPKGVQHSTGGYLLWARQTMDWTFDLQPNDVFWCTADIGWVTGHSYVAYGPLAAGATQIVFEGVPTFPHAGRFWQTIEKHRCTIFYTAPTAIRSLIKAAETDAKVHPKNWDLTSLRLLGSVGEPINPEAWMWYYRNIGGERCPVVDTFWQTETGGHMITPLPGATPLVPGSCTLPLPGISTAIVDEMGNDVANGQGGILVVKKPWPSMIRTIWGDPQRFKKSYFPEELKGYYLAGDGAVRSEDRGYFRITGRIDDVLNVSGHRMGTMEIESALVGKTDLVAEAAVVGRPDDLTGEAIVAFVVLKRPVPTGDEAKALATELRNWVAKEIGPIAKPKEIRFGENLPKTRSGKIMRRLLRSLAKGEAVTQDTSTLENPHILEQLAKSN; from the coding sequence ATGTCTGTATCGTCGTCTGCCGTTCAGTCCACCTTGGTCGAAAACCGCGTGTTTGAGCCCAGTGCCTCCACCGTCGCCGCCGCGCGTGTGTCTGGCATGGAGGCCTACCACGCCTTGTGTGCCGAAGCCGAACGCGACTACGAAGGCTTTTGGGCCCGTCTGGCCCGCGAGCAGCTGGTCTGGCACAAGCCCTTCACCCAGGTGCTCGATGAATCGAACAAGCCTTTTTACAAATGGTTCCAAGACGGCGAGCTCAACGCCTCGGCCAATTGCCTCGACCGCCACATCGGCACCCCGACCGAGCACAAAACCGCCATCATCTTCGAGGCCGACGACGGCACCGTGACCAAGGTCACGTACAAGGAGTTGCTGGCCAAAGTGAGCCAATTTGCCAACGCGCTCAAGGCCATGGGGGTGCAAAAAGGCGACCGCGTGGTGATCTACATGCCCATGACGATCGAGGGCGTGGTGGCGATGCAGGCCTGCGTGCGCATCGGCGCCACGCACAGCGTGGTGTTCGGCGGCTTTTCGGCCAAGGCGCTGCAAGAGCGCATCCAAGACGCCGGCGCCGTGGCCGTGATCACCGCCAACTACCAGATGCGCGGCGGCAAAGAGCTGCCGCTCAAAGCCATCGTCGATGAAGGCCTCGCCTTGGGCGGCTGTGATTCGATCAAAAACGTGGTCGTGTTCCAGCGCACCGCCAGCCCCTGCAACCTAGTGGCCGGGCGCGATGTGCTGATGCACGAAGTGATGGCGGCGCAGTCCAGCGTCTGCGCGCCCGAAATGGTGGGCGCCGAGCACCCGCTGTTCATCCTCTACACCTCGGGCTCGACCGGCAAGCCCAAGGGTGTGCAGCACAGCACCGGCGGCTACCTGCTGTGGGCCAGGCAGACCATGGACTGGACTTTTGACCTCCAGCCCAACGACGTGTTCTGGTGCACCGCCGACATCGGCTGGGTCACCGGCCACAGTTACGTCGCCTACGGGCCGCTGGCTGCGGGGGCGACGCAGATCGTGTTCGAGGGCGTGCCCACGTTCCCGCACGCCGGGCGCTTCTGGCAGACGATCGAAAAACACCGCTGCACCATCTTCTACACCGCGCCCACGGCGATCCGCTCGCTCATCAAGGCCGCCGAAACCGACGCCAAGGTGCACCCCAAAAACTGGGACCTCACCAGCCTGCGCCTTCTGGGCTCGGTGGGCGAGCCGATCAACCCCGAAGCTTGGATGTGGTACTACCGCAACATCGGCGGCGAGCGCTGCCCGGTAGTGGATACCTTCTGGCAGACCGAGACCGGCGGCCACATGATCACCCCGTTGCCGGGTGCCACGCCGCTGGTGCCGGGTTCGTGCACGCTGCCGCTGCCGGGCATCAGCACCGCCATCGTCGATGAAATGGGCAACGACGTGGCCAACGGCCAAGGCGGCATTCTGGTGGTCAAGAAGCCTTGGCCGTCGATGATTCGCACCATCTGGGGCGACCCGCAGCGCTTCAAGAAGAGCTACTTCCCCGAAGAGCTCAAGGGCTACTACTTGGCTGGCGACGGCGCCGTGCGCTCCGAAGACCGGGGCTACTTTCGCATCACCGGCCGCATCGACGACGTGCTCAACGTCTCGGGGCACCGCATGGGCACGATGGAAATCGAATCGGCCCTGGTGGGCAAGACCGACCTGGTGGCCGAAGCCGCCGTGGTGGGCCGCCCGGACGACCTGACCGGCGAGGCCATCGTGGCCTTTGTGGTGCTCAAGCGCCCGGTGCCCACCGGCGACGAAGCCAAGGCGCTGGCCACCGAGCTGCGCAACTGGGTGGCCAAAGAGATCGGCCCGATCGCCAAACCCAAAGAGATCCGCTTTGGCGAAAACCTGCCCAAAACGCGCTCGGGCAAGATCATGCGCCGCCTGCTGCGCTCGCTGGCCAAGGGCGAGGCGGTGACCCAAGACACCTCGACGCTGGAGAACCCGCACATTCTGGAGCAGTTGGCCAAGAGCAACTGA
- a CDS encoding fumarate hydratase, which translates to MTTIRQQDLIDSIADAFQYISFYHPLDYIQALGRAWEREQGAAAKDAIAQILSNSRLSAEGHRPICQDTGIAVVFIKVGMNVRWSDATLSLHEMINEGVRRAYLNPDNPLRASVLADPAGARKNTRDNTPAVVHYEIVPGDQVEVTCAAKGGGSENKSRFAMLNPSDSIVDWVLKTVPGMGSGWCPPGILGLGLGGTPEKAMLLAKESLMAPVDIDLLFERQRAGAALTRLEALRLELYEKVNALGIGAQGLGGLTTVLDVKILDYPTHAASLPVALIPNCAATRHVHFYLDGSGPARLEPPRLADWPAVTWTPDVQTAKRVQLDTLSPAEVASWKAGDKLLLNGKMLTGRDAAHKRIADLLAKGEPLPVDFRNRVIYYVGPVDPVRDEVVGPAGPTTASRMDPFTRTMLEQTGLIAMIGKSERGPVAVQAIKDNRSAYLMAVGGAAYLVAKAIKSAKVVGFADLGMEAIYEFEVQDMPVTVAVDSSGDNVHESGPAEWRQRIASGEFKGIALAAG; encoded by the coding sequence ATGACCACCATCCGCCAGCAAGACCTGATCGACTCGATCGCCGACGCCTTTCAGTACATCAGTTTCTACCACCCGCTCGACTACATCCAAGCGCTGGGCCGGGCTTGGGAGCGCGAGCAAGGGGCGGCGGCCAAAGACGCCATCGCCCAGATCCTGAGCAACTCGCGCCTGAGCGCCGAGGGGCACCGCCCGATCTGCCAAGACACCGGCATCGCCGTGGTGTTCATCAAGGTGGGCATGAACGTGCGCTGGAGCGACGCCACCCTGAGCCTGCACGAGATGATCAACGAAGGCGTGCGCCGCGCTTACCTGAACCCGGACAACCCGCTGCGCGCCTCGGTGCTGGCCGACCCGGCCGGGGCGCGCAAAAACACGCGCGACAACACGCCGGCGGTGGTGCACTACGAAATCGTGCCCGGCGACCAGGTGGAGGTGACCTGTGCCGCCAAGGGCGGCGGCTCCGAGAACAAGTCCAGGTTCGCCATGCTCAACCCCTCCGACTCGATCGTGGACTGGGTGCTCAAAACCGTGCCCGGCATGGGTTCCGGCTGGTGCCCGCCGGGGATTTTGGGCTTGGGGCTAGGCGGCACGCCCGAAAAAGCCATGCTGCTGGCCAAAGAGTCGCTCATGGCCCCGGTGGACATCGACCTGCTGTTCGAGCGCCAGCGCGCCGGAGCGGCGCTGACGCGCTTGGAGGCGCTGCGGCTGGAGCTGTACGAGAAGGTCAACGCGCTGGGCATCGGCGCCCAAGGGCTGGGCGGGCTGACCACGGTGCTGGACGTGAAAATCCTTGATTACCCGACCCACGCCGCCTCGCTGCCGGTGGCCCTGATCCCCAACTGCGCCGCCACCCGGCACGTGCATTTTTACCTCGACGGCAGCGGCCCGGCCCGACTCGAGCCACCGCGTCTGGCCGATTGGCCGGCGGTGACTTGGACGCCAGATGTGCAGACGGCCAAGCGGGTGCAGCTCGACACCCTGAGCCCGGCCGAGGTCGCGAGCTGGAAGGCGGGCGACAAGCTGCTGCTCAACGGCAAGATGCTCACCGGGCGCGACGCCGCGCACAAGCGCATTGCCGACCTGCTGGCCAAGGGCGAGCCGCTGCCGGTGGATTTCCGCAACCGCGTGATCTACTACGTGGGGCCGGTGGACCCGGTGCGCGATGAAGTGGTGGGCCCGGCCGGCCCGACCACCGCCTCGCGCATGGACCCGTTCACGCGCACGATGCTGGAGCAGACCGGCCTGATCGCCATGATCGGAAAATCGGAGCGCGGCCCGGTGGCGGTGCAGGCGATCAAAGACAACCGCAGCGCCTACCTGATGGCCGTGGGCGGCGCCGCCTACCTGGTGGCCAAGGCGATCAAATCGGCCAAGGTGGTGGGTTTTGCCGACCTTGGGATGGAAGCGATCTACGAGTTTGAGGTGCAGGACATGCCGGTGACGGTGGCGGTGGACAGCAGTGGCGACAACGTGCACGAAAGCGGCCCAGCCGAATGGCGCCAGCGCATCGCCAGTGGCGAGTTCAAGGGCATTGCGCTGGCAGCGGGTTAA
- a CDS encoding DUF6806 family protein codes for MMSQNAPAFEIHVHGDVPLREEVDYPQIQDALKPLWKYVGARSLVDAAASQYEEEPGIRFEAKERLLQICWTVEGDEDFRLAIDEACMGLNEIAAAGAALEVSFYDIEFDEEEAPEDEEARDDFVLCFVGPTPAAIMQVQRDLLVQDVVNLMERHFDASELSDVVASIDRLFGSRFDSLVSSMQLGRPPRGSGPAGGHGGPRKPRHLH; via the coding sequence ATCATGAGCCAAAACGCCCCTGCGTTCGAGATCCACGTCCACGGCGACGTTCCCCTGCGCGAGGAGGTGGACTACCCACAGATTCAGGACGCGCTCAAGCCGCTGTGGAAGTACGTGGGCGCGCGCTCGCTGGTCGATGCCGCAGCCAGCCAGTACGAAGAAGAGCCCGGCATCCGCTTCGAGGCCAAAGAGCGCTTGTTGCAGATTTGCTGGACGGTCGAGGGCGACGAGGATTTTCGCCTCGCCATCGACGAAGCCTGCATGGGCCTGAATGAAATCGCCGCTGCCGGGGCCGCGCTTGAGGTCTCGTTCTACGACATTGAGTTCGACGAAGAAGAAGCGCCGGAAGACGAAGAGGCGCGCGACGACTTCGTGCTCTGCTTTGTGGGCCCCACACCGGCGGCCATCATGCAGGTGCAGCGCGACTTGCTGGTGCAAGACGTGGTCAACCTGATGGAGCGCCACTTCGACGCGTCCGAGCTCAGTGACGTGGTGGCCTCGATCGACCGCCTGTTTGGCAGCCGCTTCGACTCGCTGGTGAGCTCGATGCAGCTGGGCCGCCCGCCGCGCGGTTCGGGCCCAGCCGGCGGGCATGGCGGGCCGCGCAAGCCGCGCCATTTGCACTAA
- a CDS encoding oxidative damage protection protein — protein sequence MARTVHCIKLGTDSEGLDFPPYPGELGKRIYEQVSKQAWADWIRHQTMLVNENRLNLADLRARQYLARQMEQHFFGAGADQAAGYVPPSGP from the coding sequence ATGGCACGCACGGTTCACTGCATCAAACTCGGCACCGATTCCGAAGGCCTCGACTTCCCACCCTACCCGGGCGAGCTGGGCAAACGCATTTACGAGCAGGTCAGCAAACAGGCTTGGGCCGACTGGATCCGGCACCAAACCATGCTGGTGAACGAAAACCGCCTCAACTTGGCCGACCTGCGGGCGCGCCAATACCTGGCGCGGCAGATGGAGCAGCATTTTTTTGGTGCTGGGGCCGACCAAGCCGCCGGCTACGTGCCGCCAAGCGGCCCATGA
- the mnmC gene encoding FAD-dependent 5-carboxymethylaminomethyl-2-thiouridine(34) oxidoreductase MnmC yields MQTHAASVEGAGHALVLGAGLAGSAAAYSLAQRGWRVEVLDAASAPAAGASGLPAGLIAPHVSPDDALLSRISRAGLRATLQRVAALLPQGQDWAPSGALEHRVKHKRALPPATPETPRCGDDWSLEASPGQIEAAGLADLDAPASALWHPSAAWLRPAQLVRAQLAHERIVWRGGAAVARLQRTSTGWALLDARGHTLAQAPHVVLAAGFAVRALLEHLHTGPEATGCTLPLQALRGQVSWGLLSDLPAAARAALPPWPVHGYGSFLQGMSGPNDAPMWIVGSTFDRGNTTAAVTAADHAANQARLQRLLPRLGAQMPSAFATAQGWAAVRCTLPDRLPAVGALDGTRWPGLHVLTGLGARGLTLSVLAGEVLAAQLHGEPWPLPARLAQALLAQRFVRGGQPERGAAPATHQSP; encoded by the coding sequence TTGCAAACCCACGCCGCCTCGGTTGAGGGCGCCGGCCACGCGCTGGTGCTGGGTGCCGGCTTGGCCGGCTCGGCCGCCGCCTACAGCCTAGCGCAGCGCGGCTGGCGTGTCGAGGTGCTCGACGCCGCCAGTGCCCCCGCTGCTGGCGCCTCGGGCCTGCCCGCAGGCCTGATCGCCCCCCACGTGTCGCCAGACGATGCGCTTCTGTCGCGCATCAGCCGCGCCGGGCTGCGCGCCACCTTGCAGCGCGTGGCGGCGCTGTTGCCCCAAGGGCAAGACTGGGCCCCCAGCGGCGCACTCGAGCACCGGGTGAAGCACAAACGCGCCCTGCCGCCGGCCACACCTGAAACTCCGCGCTGCGGCGACGACTGGAGCTTGGAGGCCAGCCCGGGACAAATCGAAGCCGCTGGGCTGGCCGACCTCGATGCACCGGCCAGTGCGCTCTGGCACCCGAGTGCGGCTTGGCTGCGCCCGGCGCAACTGGTGCGCGCGCAGCTGGCGCACGAGCGCATTGTGTGGCGCGGCGGCGCGGCCGTGGCTCGCCTGCAGCGCACTAGCACAGGCTGGGCGCTGCTCGACGCCCGCGGGCACACGCTGGCGCAGGCCCCGCATGTGGTGCTGGCGGCGGGTTTTGCGGTGCGGGCGCTGCTGGAACACTTGCATACCGGCCCCGAGGCCACTGGTTGCACCCTGCCCCTGCAAGCCTTGCGCGGACAAGTCAGCTGGGGGCTGCTCAGCGACCTGCCGGCTGCCGCACGCGCTGCCCTGCCCCCGTGGCCGGTGCATGGTTACGGCAGCTTTTTGCAGGGCATGAGCGGCCCCAACGACGCGCCAATGTGGATCGTGGGCTCGACCTTTGATCGCGGCAACACCACCGCAGCCGTGACCGCGGCCGACCACGCCGCCAATCAAGCGCGCCTGCAGCGCCTGCTGCCGCGCTTGGGCGCGCAGATGCCAAGCGCTTTTGCAACTGCCCAAGGCTGGGCGGCGGTGCGCTGCACCCTGCCCGACCGGCTGCCCGCCGTGGGGGCGCTGGATGGCACACGCTGGCCTGGCCTGCATGTGCTCACGGGTCTGGGCGCGCGCGGCCTGACGCTGTCGGTACTGGCCGGCGAGGTGCTGGCCGCGCAGCTGCACGGCGAACCGTGGCCGCTGCCCGCACGCCTAGCGCAGGCGCTGCTGGCGCAACGCTTCGTGCGCGGCGGCCAGCCAGAGCGCGGCGCGGCCCCTGCAACGCATCAATCGCCGTAA
- a CDS encoding PHA/PHB synthase family protein, whose translation MNTTDRKENAALQPASTLERRKSRSVSPASRSAYDIDSHMMAQMARWSSGISPISLTLSWTDWALHLASSPGSQARLARRALESGMRWSQDAVQALMPHLNAATPAATPETPAATTPEAQAAATPDSLSEQIEEDSRYAAPEWQSWPWRPLASANKLGEQWWLDACNLRGMQDHSRHQMRFYGSQLFDLLSPSNFLPTNPQALQAAWQSRGQTLLQGVNLALDDLRRSQGMQPRHASQVDLAPGQGLAMTDGEVVLRNGLIELIQYRPSTTEVQAEPVLIIPSCIMKYYILDLSPHNSMVRWLVGQGHTVYIASWRNPDASDALLGMDDYVSEGVLAALDHVHGQCQAPVHLVGYCLGGTFAAMAAGALGGGDAVLSSQNPESAASPLASLSLLAAEVDFTDPGEMGVLIDEAQVRLLEDMMASKGFLTGQQMAASFQFLHARDLVWSSKTRRWLLGQEDLPNDLMVWNADVTRLPALMHSQYLRSCYLNNDLAEGHYLYLGRPISLRDIRVPVFAVGTLKDHVAPWRSVYKIHRLVSAEVTFALTSGGHNAGIVSEPGRPRRHYQLLSSPLHQTWRTPDEWLEQAPRHEGSWWPAWDEWFKAQGSGQRVPARAPVHDPALGSAPGQYVQVRYGD comes from the coding sequence ATGAACACCACAGACCGCAAAGAAAACGCCGCCCTACAACCTGCCAGCACCTTGGAGCGCCGCAAAAGCCGCTCGGTCTCGCCCGCCAGCCGCAGCGCCTACGACATCGACAGCCACATGATGGCGCAGATGGCGCGTTGGTCTTCGGGCATTTCGCCCATCTCGCTCACGCTCTCTTGGACCGACTGGGCGCTGCACTTGGCCTCTTCGCCGGGTTCGCAGGCGCGGTTGGCGCGCCGTGCGCTCGAGTCGGGCATGCGCTGGTCGCAGGACGCGGTGCAGGCGCTGATGCCACACTTGAACGCCGCCACCCCAGCGGCGACGCCAGAGACCCCAGCGGCGACGACGCCCGAGGCCCAAGCGGCGGCCACACCCGACAGCCTGAGCGAACAGATCGAAGAAGACAGCCGCTACGCCGCTCCCGAGTGGCAAAGCTGGCCTTGGCGGCCCTTGGCCAGCGCCAACAAACTGGGCGAGCAGTGGTGGCTCGATGCCTGCAACCTGCGCGGGATGCAGGATCACTCGCGCCACCAGATGCGTTTTTACGGCAGCCAATTGTTTGATCTGCTCTCGCCCAGCAACTTTTTGCCCACCAACCCGCAGGCGCTCCAGGCAGCGTGGCAGAGCCGTGGCCAGACCTTGTTGCAGGGCGTCAACCTTGCGCTCGACGACCTGCGCCGCAGCCAAGGCATGCAGCCCCGTCATGCATCCCAGGTGGATCTGGCGCCGGGCCAGGGCTTGGCCATGACCGACGGCGAGGTGGTGCTGCGCAACGGCCTGATCGAGCTGATCCAGTACCGCCCCAGCACGACCGAGGTGCAGGCCGAGCCGGTGCTGATCATCCCCTCGTGCATCATGAAGTACTACATCTTGGACCTGTCGCCGCACAACTCGATGGTGCGCTGGCTGGTGGGCCAAGGGCACACGGTGTACATCGCTTCGTGGCGCAACCCGGATGCCAGCGATGCCTTGCTTGGCATGGACGACTACGTGAGCGAGGGCGTGCTGGCGGCGCTCGACCACGTGCATGGGCAGTGCCAAGCACCAGTGCATCTGGTGGGTTATTGTCTGGGGGGAACCTTTGCCGCCATGGCTGCAGGCGCGCTCGGTGGCGGTGACGCGGTGCTGTCGAGCCAAAACCCCGAATCGGCCGCATCACCGCTGGCTTCGCTGAGCTTGTTGGCGGCCGAAGTCGATTTCACCGACCCGGGCGAGATGGGCGTGCTGATCGACGAAGCCCAAGTGCGCCTGCTCGAAGACATGATGGCCAGCAAAGGCTTCCTGACCGGTCAGCAGATGGCGGCTTCGTTTCAGTTTCTGCATGCGCGCGACTTGGTCTGGTCCAGCAAAACCCGGCGCTGGCTGCTGGGCCAAGAAGATCTGCCCAACGACCTCATGGTCTGGAACGCCGACGTGACGCGCTTGCCGGCCCTGATGCACAGCCAGTACCTGCGCTCCTGTTACTTGAACAACGACCTCGCCGAGGGCCACTACCTCTACTTGGGGCGACCGATTTCGCTGCGCGACATCCGGGTGCCGGTGTTTGCCGTGGGCACCCTCAAAGACCACGTGGCGCCGTGGCGCTCGGTCTATAAGATTCACCGCCTGGTGTCGGCCGAGGTCACTTTTGCCCTGACCAGCGGTGGGCACAACGCGGGCATCGTTTCGGAGCCGGGGCGGCCGCGACGCCATTACCAGTTGCTGAGCAGCCCCTTGCACCAGACCTGGCGCACCCCGGATGAGTGGCTAGAGCAAGCCCCGCGCCACGAAGGCAGCTGGTGGCCGGCTTGGGATGAATGGTTTAAGGCGCAAGGTAGCGGCCAACGCGTCCCGGCGCGCGCCCCGGTGCACGACCCGGCGCTGGGCAGTGCGCCCGGGCAGTACGTGCAGGTGCGTTACGGCGATTGA